DNA from Solenopsis invicta isolate M01_SB chromosome 4, UNIL_Sinv_3.0, whole genome shotgun sequence:
GTAAGTATATGCGTTGACATAGTGAAGTTCGCTAACAAATACAAGCAATAATAAAACGGCGGGTAATTGCCACCACGTGAGCCTGACGTATTCCCAGATTCGATGTCGCAGATGCCCTGGTAGGAATATCGCCAGAAGTAGGTAATCCATCATCGCGTGAAAGTTTAGGATCTTCCAGACGAAGGTGATAGTCCAAAAGGAGAAACTTCTAAAGACGATGGTTTGTCTGTCGTAGAGATCTTCTTGCTTGATTAGAAGAACATCTTTGCCGTCGGTCTCCAAGAGGTCTTGATATAGGGATATATATCGGTTCCAAGCGAAGCTTATCAAAGAAAAGTGAAGGCCTATTATTAGCATGTTATACAGAGACGATTTCCAAGACGTATTGGAGGAGATGGCACTATAAGGTAACGACGATAACAACGACGTTCGAGTGGGTTGTCGTTCGTAGTTAACGCAGTCGTTGGTGTTACGTCTCAGAAAAATGAATACCGCGACTATAAGAGCGATACAACCGAGACCGTCGCAAATGCCATCCACAAAGAAACCAATCGAACCTACGTCGGATCTTTCACCCTTGATATTAAGCCTCGTTCTTGCCACGTGTCCATCTAAGTTATCCAACCAGGCTCTGATTTGGAACAAAACAACACCTATTTGTCTGTGAAAGAGAGAATTCCGTGTGATGCATCGGGCGCCAATTACGGCTATCAGCACGTGAGAAATGCTGATGGCGTTCGGTGTTAACCAAGTCCAGGAGTGACTGATGTTCAGCAAATAATCCATCAAGGATGCCAAAGGACTTAGGATGTAATGATTAGGATGGTCCAACATCATGGCCTTTACTGTTACTGTACAAATCGGATTCAGATCGCACAGAATAGGCGATTGATATGATGATGCCTGCGTAGCGTTTGTATATGGACGAACGTTGTAATTTTGCACTCTGAAATAAAGTAGCAGATCCATCCCGATGAagtataatagtaatagtagtagaaACGCCAAGTATGTCTTGTTAGCGAGCGTCGGCAGGAACATCCTCAGTGATTAAAGTTTGAATCGTTTCtcacttatttaattttatacttttgttttttgaaattgaatcttatgtcacaattatttttaatttaatcgatggtttattatttatttaattaaaaagtccAAGATCTCATTGTTGCAGCAGaatactaatttcttttttcttattacttAGAGTTATCAGTACGTTTacgaatttaattttgtgtgtgtatgtgtgtgtgttgtatATGTGTATTCGTGTTAACGGACGCGCATGTATGCGTGTCTGTATCtgtacgtaaaaatttttttaaaagtacatGCCAGCGTCCATTAACTGATTGccgtaatatttacttatttatttttggttatCCTTTTCAATAATCCTATtcgttttcttctttaatatattcaaattcacaatgtatatatatatatatatatatatatatatatatatatatatatatatcacatataatatgtatatattatgtataaacacacacacaacatacatatatgtatatataaattcttaataaataaaatctccaCCTCGGCGCGATAAAGTATTCAGACTGCTCCTTTTATCGTTATGACCATTATCAACTTATTGATATCTGTCACTATCTTGCGATAAAAACGATGACGTTAAAGTCAATTCATCGTCCAGACTGAACGCACTCTTGTTGCAAAGGCAGAGATAGATCAAATAGAGAGTAGACCATGTTTAAGCTCATCATTacctgaaatattttataatattatttcaaactttggaaaaaaaagataataagtgAAACTAGGATCGATAAAATTGTGAGTTATGAAGATGAAAGAGCGTTATTATCAGTCAACAGCAGATTTTGGTGTCtagtaatatttttcatctaAATTTTAGAATGACCAGTTCACACAAACTGCGcgtcaattatttaaaaagacacaataatataaattgaagctagagtatgtaatataacaaattaaattgacaagtaatttaataatactttgatGCTAACATGCAtctttaaaatactataaagaatttattgcagaaaataatacctcagtcaaaattcgaaccTGGGTTCCTACAGACATCCTATGATATAACATTTTGCCTATCAAAGCATATGGTAATGTTTCTTGCAATAATCAATGTATGTTAAAGAAACGTCTTCTTCAGGcgatatattagaaataataataaatttatcttcaaTTTGTAACTGTGTTTTAAAGACCGACAAACTATTAGCGCGCAGTATGCGCgaacaataattgtaaaatttcatataaaaagtattattaagtCAGGTACTGATCGATAATGGCATCtttcatctatttattaataaatagatttctaaaaaacaggattttcttattaatttaaatttttgagtgtctttttaaaatattagattaaaatattgaaaagtaatagaatttagaaatttgaagaaaggaaaaagaaagtaaaggtaaaaaattaaaagtgtgtGAATTGTTCGAATTCAAATCGAATCACAATTGCTTCAATTCAAATTTGTCTTTGAATGGGATAGTTCGTTAATGAAATTCTGATGAAATGCGCAAGAATTTTTGTCAATCCACGTAAATCAGGCCGATAAATTAGAACTACTACTAAAACGAACGAATCATCGACTACATGGAATgtatcaatatataattatctaattgTGAGTCATCATCTTAATGAAGggtttattttaaactttattttatctttatctagattattagaatattatcttcatctttatcttaccattatatataaaagtattatcttttttaaattgtctaacatcttttttaagttgTAAATTAATGTGAACAATGAGTATGTAATATTGTCCATAGTTTCAACCTACAAATTATCATTTAGTTTAATaggagaattttttttaagtgataacTAGGCCAACCAAAATAAGCTAaggacatatttttttatatgactaATAAAGAAATGACCtagatataaatttgttttataagaaattatgcaTTCTGATTGCGTCTCTATACAAgatgattcaaaataacatattggtcccaaagatggcatattcgtaatcgaattctgagacaattttttctttggcaaaaatttgtccggagcttaattttcaaattataagaaGAATTAGTTAACGTATGATACAAgtggtcggatacaagtggtagacaggggcggcccaactcactgttacacgctaGTATTTCCGTGAGGCACCtgctgcgctcaaatgactgataACAATACACGGACAACACATTCCCatttaaattttctctctctctcgctgtcACTTTAAGTATGCtatatttaacttgtcaaatatcGAGAAaatcgtgaaatcttcaagtttacattattataatgaatgtacgcccgcgaataataagaTTTAATGCAAATGGGATTACctaaatatcatttgcaagttaaagGTAGCACATTTAAAACACACAAGAAGGAATATTTTCATGGTtttcgcaaataataaaaaataaaaaataaataaaatacttagaagaaatttgattttgataaaatcaatttttaaatattttaaataaataataattattttgataaagtcacttataaattatacaatttttaacaaataatgataaacatgcatttgcaacatttttctaataaataattttattagatcgtTGAAAGGTTTGCGCCGCATTTTGTAAACCAAAAGACATGTACAAAAACTCGTACATTCCGAATGGTGTTGTTATAGCGGTCTTCGGTATATCTTCCTCCGCTACTGGGATCTGGTGGTATGTCCTGACGAGATCTAGTGTTGTGAAGACTCTCTTACCTTGCAAAGTCTGTGCAAAGTCATGGATATGCCGCACTGGGTAACGATCTGGCACCGTCTGTGCATTTAGAGCCCTGTAGTCCCCACACGGTCGCCATTCTTCTCCTTTCTTTGGAACGAGATGTAAAGGCGCTGACCAACTATTTTTGGATGGCCTGGCAATTCCTGCTTCTACTAGCTTACGGAACTCTGCTTTTGCCGTCGCCAATCGCTCCGGTGCAAGTCTTCGAGGCTTGCATACAACAGGCGGTCCTGGCGTTATTTCTATGTAATACCCCGTGATGTGCTTCGTCTGGCCGACGTTTCCTTCTGGCTTTGTCACGTCCGGAAACCGTGCCAATAATTGGTGATACGATGTCGCTGCTCTTAATGCAAGGCGCATCACAGCAAATGCGTCCTGGCACTCTCAAATTCGTGACTTGATCTATTAGGCGGGAGTTTTGCAGGTCCACGAGTAGGTCCGTAAAATGATAGAAAATCTGCGCCGATAATCGGTCTCGATACGTCAGCAACTACGAAACTCCATGTGAATGCGCGTCGCAGTCTGAAATTCAGCGTTAACGTTTCCCTTCCGTATACGTATGAATAACCGTTCCATTTGCCGCCGAGAGTTCGTACGTCGATTTCCGTCGCGGTCCTCGAATCAGTTTTCGTGGGTAGACGTAAAGGTCCACACCCGtgtcagttaaaaaatttattcttgtcTTAAGGTTTGTCATAAAGAGGCGGCGCGTTTGGTGACTCGAATCGCTCGCCGCCATCAACGATTGACCACCGCGTTTCTCTGCTGGCTTGACGAGCAGAGCGGCTCGCAACGATGAGCGTCCGGCCCGAATTGCCAATGGTACCCGTCCGGCCCGAATTGCCAATGGTACCAGCACAATCCATTTGCTGGATAACCACGGTCACGTAAACGCGGTCGCGAACGGGAACGCGAACGATTCCGATACCGATTTCTGCCACGCTCTCCGCTCGATTCTCTCTCGCCGATAGCCTCAATTGACTTGCGGAGAGCTGCCATTTGCTCTGCCATTTCTTGTTGCAATGACAATCTTAATTGTGCGAAACGCAACTCCCATTTAGTTTCTGCTGTTACCGCTTTGTCCGCGCGGAAGCTGTTCGGCGCCGGAGCTTGCGCCGTTTCCGCGATCTGTAACGCGGGCACTCGAGTAGCCTCCGCAATTGCGTCCGCCGTGTCTGCCACTCGGCCCAACGGATCTGCCGCGAGCGTAACCAAATGCGGCTGAAGATATGCCGGCAATTGGCTTAGCCAGATTATACGGAGTACCTGGTCTCCGACTACATTCCCGGCGAGACTACGGAGATGTAGTAAAAATTGCGACAGTTTTCGGTCGCCTATTTCTTCGTGCTCTAGCAATCTTCGCGTTTTATGTTTTTGCGATAGGCTCAAGCGTTTGACCAACTCTGTTTTCAGTATCTCATATGCTCGCTCCGCCGGCGGATTCATAATTATATCGCGGACTTCACTGATGTACTGTGGATTGATTGCCGTTAGCGCATATCCGAATTTAGTCGCGTCGACCGTAATTCCGGCAGCTTGAAAGCTGCGGTCCACGATGCTGAACCACAGCTCGGGATCCGTAGGTGTAAACGACGGCATGCGCATGCCTACTCGGCTCACCTCAGGGCCAGATAAAAGAAATCCTGGTCTAGCTTCCACAGCGAGCTGCATCACCGGCTGCATCAACGACTGCATTACAGGTTGCTGCATCGTCCGCTGCTCGTGCATCAACGCACTCGATTCTCTTTGCGAGCGCGGTCTCGCTCCGTCGTCGTCACGCAACGTGAGACTCATGCTACACGCGTCTTCTTTGTGTCAGTGTACTCACACACTTGCACACGCAAAATCTCCGAGCCGATACGGCTAAGTTTTTCTACAGATTGTCGCGAAAATAACgcgaatttaaattaaatcacgTCGGTTTTTCATCACTTTGGGTATAAATCGATGCTAAGTGTGCAGtagtaaattaatgaattaagaaATCGAGTGAGCTTTCTATCGGTTTAATATCAAACGTTTGGTTTAATTACAAAACGCCCGAGTTACAAGATACGATGTGTTGAGGCTAGAGAATACTTGATGAGAGCGCGCGTTTTTTTTCTCGTATAATATaaagcagcgccaattttttgtagtttataattttttattttaataaaacattctcatttctgttttctctttaatattttgagattaaatgttatatatttcattgaaactttttaaattaagtacattcacttaggttagaacagaaaaatgtttcaataaaaatacacagacagtatcacttgaattttatttaaaaaggaattaaagataccgctacttgagttttacttaaaaaataaatatactatcacttgcattttattcgttaaaaatagtacagtagttatttcaaacagcaatatattctttttataattggcgcaatttaaaggttggaataggaaaattttttaatgagaatacaaagtacaaagtagtactactattgttttgtagaattaaagttaaaggtaaaattaccaCATGAGTTACCAtggaaaaattttagtcaaaatacaaaaatagtaccacttggatttttaagaaaaattaaagataaggtgcgcgagCACACATATAAATTGTTCCAAATAATGAAATTGATGATGAAATCAATTatcattccataaaagaactattgggaaatgattattgcaagtAATCTCATTGTGAAATCAacaatcactcattcaaaaactattaggaaatgattattgcaaataatccaatcattagatgctacataatcactattagagaatgaataatcactattgtaagtcaataggaaatgattattgcctttccaatagttcatttccgtaagggatcGTTACATTAgaacgtgtttacagtgttaaaagtaaatttttaatatgttgtaacgaccgtacttcgcgcacgggCGGTGGGCGGCCgcgggaacgggcgcgaaaAGTCGCTTGAAGGAATTAGACGTAGTGTTAGTGTTCGCAAAAGTGAGCGTCTTTATTGAATGCAGAGTGAGATGATAAAATGACAAGTATATGATCGCGAACTCAATTTAGCAGCGTGATTACAGAATAAAGTGATGTGGTTATAGAAGTATAAGATCGCGAGATAAGTTTGGTAGCGTGATTACGCTAGCGCAGGAAATAAACCCGGGCGGTAATTAGCTCGTAGCTTACAACAATACATcgaagcgcgcggacggacatgATAATAAACTCGCGGATGAAAATACGGAAATCTATTTACAATCGGTATATACAAAGCACCTGCTACGCGAGACGCGTTTCATGGAACGACGTCGAGCTATTTTCCTGGAATCCAGGCGGCCTTGTTGTTGTGGCCGTGAAAATATAGCGCGGGACGCGACGCGTGGTGCGGTAAGGCGGGGCGCGgggcgtacacggatccgtgtagtCGTATTTGATttcgcgcggcccgtcgcgaggcggttaatactgCTGCAGCAATCGCCGGGAGACCCTACCCCACTCcgagtgcgcttggtggaggcacggagcaccgtacccccttaCGCAAGGTagcgtcggactcgggaggctGAAAGGATCGCCCTGCGTCAAGTGTCTTGACGGGGCCCAAGTTTACTTGAGTCTGTTGCGGCGAGTCAGGAAGCGGAGTCGGAATCGGTATCGGAGGCGGTTGAGAGCCAAGTGTCTTGACAGAGACCGAGGCGCTTGATCTCTTTGTCAACCCAGGGAGCTTCTGctcggcggaccggccagaagcggacaAGGTAGCTTGCGTCCGGCAAACGTCGtcttatatacccgagaatcAAGGTGAGAGGATGTGCGACGTGTTGCGGCAGaacggtccggcggcagcatccccactcgatctcgggtctctcgtTTCGGGCCACGCGCGTAGAGCGTGACTGCGGACGGCGatggaacgagagcgcgtgcgcgcggagatgcgCTCACTTGCTCGCTCGGtcttaaattttcttattaggcgctatgcgccgataaTTGCCATCCGGAAGCatctaacaaaat
Protein-coding regions in this window:
- the LOC105207917 gene encoding ceramide phosphoethanolamine synthase, with amino-acid sequence MFLPTLANKTYLAFLLLLLLYFIGMDLLLYFRVQNYNVRPYTNATQASSYQSPILCDLNPICTVTVKAMMLDHPNHYILSPLASLMDYLLNISHSWTWLTPNAISISHVLIAVIGARCITRNSLFHRQIGVVLFQIRAWLDNLDGHVARTRLNIKGERSDVGSIGFFVDGICDGLGCIALIVAVFIFLRRNTNDCVNYERQPTRTSLLSSLPYSAISSNTSWKSSLYNMLIIGLHFSLISFAWNRYISLYQDLLETDGKDVLLIKQEDLYDRQTIVFRSFSFWTITFVWKILNFHAMMDYLLLAIFLPGHLRHRIWEYVRLTWWQLPAVLLLLVFVSELHYVNAYTYIKTL